The Engraulis encrasicolus isolate BLACKSEA-1 chromosome 24, IST_EnEncr_1.0, whole genome shotgun sequence DNA window ACCCCAGTGCTAACTTTGTCCTCAACGacctctttcttttttcaccccctctctatttttttcccttttcgggGTGTTTCTCTGCTGTCCTGGATTGGCAGTACCCCAGAGGAAGAGGGTGACCCAGTTCTTCACAGTGGCCCCCGACCCCAGTCCCACGTTCCCGTTCAGGGGCACGGGGAACAGGAACAACAGCACAGTAGAAGCCCCCCAGCTCCCCATTCAAGGAGCCCCTCACCCCATTCTAGAATCCTGCCTCCCAGTTCTAGAAGCCCCTCACCTCATTCTAGAACCCTGAATCATCCTTCTAGAGACTGCTCCCCTCCTCATTCTCAAAGCCCTCAGCTCCATTGCTCCTCCTCGTCTGAGCAAATTAACTTGGAGCTGCAGGCTGCCCTACAGGAATGCGAGGAGCAAATGGCCTCCTTTGCGCAGGCAACGACGGGGCCAAGCACCCCGTCCAGCCAAGTCTCCGTTGGCGAGTCTCTGTCGGAGGCCATGGCcaaaaaagaagggaagagaaaaaagaggaggaagaagaaaggtgCCAGTCTGGAGGTGGAGCCCTCCTCCTGTGAGTCAAGTTTCCATGGTGACAATGTCACGGTGGCATCTACTGGGtcgaaaaaggaggaggaggagaaggaggaggtagcCCATTTTAGTTTCACAAGCTACATTTTGGGCAATGCCAGTGGTGGCGCAGGCGAAGGGGAGAAAGAGCTGGAAAATTCAAAGGTGAGTGAAGAAACGGAGAGAGAATCGCAGACTGAAACAAACGCAGCACTGAAGCAAGAGGAAACAGATATTTGTTTACCGAATGTCACCGAAACAAAACCCACCAGCACTCCATCAGAGGAAATGCAAAAGCACCTACCTGCCATAGCAGACAGCCAGCTGGCaacagaaaaagacaaagactCATTTGTGCAGACAGGTTCAAGCACTGCAACCTGTAAAAGCTGCCCCCCAGAATGTGCACCGGTGGAAGCCAACATttcacacaatgcacacaagaCAGAGGGGGAAGTAAATTTAGTGGTCAGACTGCCCAAGAATGAGTCAGATCAGGCCAGCGCAGAGACAGCCCTTTTCCCACAGACATCAGCTGAGACTGAGGCTGGGCCCATACTCACAGACTCAGCACCCCGTGTAAACCCGTGCCCTCATGCTGCTGATGGAGGTGGGCGGACAGAGTCACTGGCTGACACAGACACTCAGCAGGCCAAGGGTGCAccgacaaagacagagacacagccaCCGGAAaagccacaaacacagacacagccacaagCATGGGCAGAGTCTGAGGCACAGAAACAGACCTCAACAGAAACTGAGAAACAGACACTGGAACAGACAGGGGCCGAACCTGagccacagaaacagacacaggcacagacatcaacccagacagaaacagagacacaggaacagccacagacacaggcacggagTGAAACACCTAAACAGACACTGACACGAgcacagaaaaagaaacagagacagaaacagaaacataaacaagcacagacagatgcacatgtACAGGCACAGACAGAGGCCCAACCAccggcacaggcacagacacaggcacagacacactcacagacacagacacagacgtccagccgagagacagagagcaacaaAAGTCCCAACAGGACCTTCACCCTGACATCTCCCGGGGCAACAGGCTCAGATTTACAAGAGCAGCTGATTCCCCAGAGACtggaggaaggagggggggatTTCAGCCCCCAGTCCCTAAACTACCCAGCCACGCCAGCTCATCTTACCCCCTCCGAGAGCACACCTGCCCCCCCATCGACCCTCCCCCCAGGGCTGGGACAGGATCAGGGGCAGCAGGGTGACCACAGCCAGACAGATGGgtcaaccgacacacacacatgccccatcCCCAGCACATGCACATTACCACAGCccgatctacacacacactcaaagcctgTTGCACACACAGTCCCTGAGACTGAAACACAAACCCAcctcaagacaaacacacacacaaccgcagaGCCTGATGTGCACACAACCCCCGAGTCcagcacacacactgggacagagCCGGAAACCACACCCCACTGTGACCAGTCAATCGTTGAGCCAGATCATGatagagaagcagcagcagcaattgaTCCGAGCCACCGGGGAAATGTCGATGATGATTGCACTGCTCCTGAGGGATCGAGGCCATTGAGTCCACGTGCCAGACGCAAGCCGACAGGCCGACTTCCTGTGAAGTTGGAAAATGAATTGGAAATTGAGAGCAGAGAAAGGATAAGAAAGCAGGGTCAGGCTGAAACACTCATCAATATAGATGAAGAGGCTAAACATCAGGAGAAATCAGCCACACTGAATCaagaacagaaaaacacactTAGCCAGGATGAGGCGTCtttgactcacacacacccacaggaagCACTCAGTAATACTCAGGCAGAGAGAGTTGCGGCTATACAACAGTCTGCCCAATTGAAAatagaacagcagcagcagcaggaggaggcaaAAGAGATTGTAAATAAAGAAAAGGTGCTCTCTCTGGACCAGCAAACCCAGCTCTCAATCCCATCCAGcgtgggagagaaaaaagagaggaggaggaagaagaggtggaggggtgTCGATGAAGAGGCTCCTGTGCGATCTGATAATACTAATACTGGTCGTGCCTCGTTGCCACTGACAACACCCACGATGCCAGAAATGATAGAAAGCGAGGgagtgcgagagcgagagagagcagggagagaaagCAGAGTGAGAGGGAGTGAAACGACGGACGCAACAGTGAAAGAAGTGCTGGACACGGATGCAGCGCTCGGCGAGGCTCCGGCTTTTAGCGAGCTGTGCGCTCCCCTGATCCCGAATGGAGagcgagagcagagagagagccagtcagagccagagccagatccAGATCATGGGCGCTCGTTAATCTTCTCTCAGAGTAATTGCTCACCTGCACTtaaagaagaggacgaggaacagaggggagagaagaacacTGTCTCTTCCAGTatctgcagcagcagcaataacGGTAACAGCAGCGATAGTAGCAAAAGCAACCCTGGCAATACAAGCAGGAGTAGTGCTAACTGTAAAATGCCACAGAACTCATTGGAGagtgaagagaagggagggggacaGCCCGCAAACAGCTCCCCGGGGACCGAGGCTCTCTCACCAGCCGAGGAAGGAGGGACAAAGGCAGCCCGGACGGAGGAGGACCGGCTCCTTCTAACGACGAGCACAACCACCGgcaccggcagcagcagcagcagcactgtgcCTTTAGGGGATCCGAGCAAACTCACCAGCCAGGAAGATAGCGCAGAGCGATTGGCAGGAGTGGAAGAGagtgacagacggagagagagaggagagagagtgagagaggaggaggaaggagagagggagagggagagggagagggagaggggggagcagAGGAAAGGTGGAGCAGCGAGACAGCGAGTGAGTCCATCCAGTGAGGTGCCACTgacgacggagagagagacagcatcgCCACTCctctcaaccaccaccaccaccagtaccgTTACAGACCGGCAGGCTgaaacgcagcagcagcagcaccatcatCACAGCAGCAGTAACGACAGAGGCAGTAACAGTGAGCGCATCAATCTCATCCCTGACGAACAgcgctcctctccctctcctcactcctctatctccgctcgctcctctcctccgccagCCGGCGGTGGCGCAGGCAGCTCGGACTCATTCAATCactcctctccgcctcctctggcTCACACAAACTCCGGCGAATCGcaaaaaaagggagagggagagggagagggagagagaggggctgagTTGAATCAGTGCCTGGACAAAGCAACAGTAGCAGCGGTGGCAGTggcagagaaagaaggagaaacagcaaaagcaaaaggagaagaaaagggggCATTCAGCGCTACTTTGGCGGAAGCCGCTGCGTCAGCACAGAGGGCATTATTGGCCGGTGCCAGCCAGCAACAGGTAGGGCAGTCACACTTTGCCCTCAATCCACATCAGGCTCCAGcgggcacacacagcacacagccaggAGTGAGCGTGGCATTACCAGACCCACAGACACAACAGGCGGCCGCGGGGAAAGAGACCAGCCAACCCTTTGGGATTGTTACGTCACAGCCAACACCACCACAGTCTAGTGAGACGGAGACCACACAACCAACCACGAAAGTGACGTCACAGCAAGTGCCAAAGACACAGCCACAACCTGGTGAGTCCCAATTCCAGTCTCAGTCTCCATCCGGCATGTGGGAAACTGTGAGCAGCTACACCAGTGCAGGCAGCACCTTGACAATGAAGGATGGCAGGTGCGCAGCAGAGACCGTAGGTGTCGCCACCACGAATGTTGATCCAAAAGCATGTGCCTCGCTACCGCCGCTTACGGTGCACGAGAGCCTTCGTCACCCGGTGACTGAGAGCAGCTTTGGACTGAAGGAGTATTATGGGATtccagagaggaggacagaggggcCACCCTCTGAAACACATGTGACAACAAGTGAACCAGACCGATCTGGGAACTCACTGAAAGACCCCAAAGGAGAACAAAAGAGCAAATCAAGCGTGTCTGGAAAGTCGCTAAAAGACCACAAACAAGAAAACAGCAAAACAGCAGAGCCCGGTGGGAAAGATACATGTGAGAAAGAGACTCAAAAACAGCTTGGGGTTCAAACAGCGGGTGTTGTTGTCACCTCAGACCTGGGCCAGGAGGATGGGCAGGCTGCCCAGTCAGCTTCCTCTGATGAAAAGACGCCACAGGCACCGGATGCAGCCATGGCTGCTTCTCGAAAGACAGGAAGCCAGAAAGTCGCCGGTGTCGAGAACACTGTTGATGTTGCCGGTTCACTTCCAGCTGAGGACAAGCAAAGTGCTGACTCTTCTTCGTCCTCGATGAAGGTCGGTACTGATGAGGGTCAGAGGGCAAAGGTCACCAAGGTCAAAGAGGTCAAAGGCGATATGAAAGCACAGCACATGGCTCAATCGGAACGTGTTGATAGCCAAAATGACTCAACATTATCGCATAAAAAAGAAAGTATAAGCAAAGCTGATTCTCAGCGCTTGATTAATGGCAGCGAGCGGAGAGGGGGAAGCCAAACAGCAGCTGTTGATCTGAGACTGGAAAAGGAaaacacagaggagaagagaaaagatggcAAAAACGCAGAATCATCCACACTATTAGTGAGCGATGATGTAGAGAAATTAACCCTTGATGAGAGTAGTCAGCATGCTGTCGTGTCTGCACGTTTGACTCAGCAAAAGGAAGAAAGTCAGCAGAAAGTGGATACTGAGTGTTTGACGAGGGAAGAACCGAGAGAAGTAGACGGAAAGCATTGTGCTGATGCTAAGGACTTGAAGGATGTACAGAAGGATTATAATGGCAAAAGCAAGGTGGATTCTGGACCTGTTGCAGGTGATGAGCTAAATCAGCCTCCAGCCTCAGTCTCAGCTACTGTCACCGCTGCTCAAAATGCCCCCACTGAAACTGAATCTACTACTAAGAGCCATGTGCAGTCAGGTGAGTCTCACTCACCTGTCATTGACCCCAACACTGACAGGCCGACTTCAGGTGATGCTGTTCCAAAAGCACCGGGCACTCCTGAAGTCACGCCCTCCACAGTGAGATCTAACCAATCACCTGTCACTTCTAACTCCTCTCACTCCGCTGTAGTCACAGCAAAGGAAGACGATTCAACGGAAATAAATAGCACAACAACCGATCTGACCCAAAGACCTGACTCTCATCCCCTGCTCCTAACACAGCAACCTACACAAGGCACCGATAGTGCTGTGACTCCTCAGCCCTGTGCGGACTCCTCTTCCCAGGCTGCCACGGCGATGGGACCGGCTGCCGTGCCGACCATTGTTCTCAAGACTCCGGGCCCCATGCTGAGTCACCGGGAGCTCGTAAATGATTGTGACATCACAAGCAGCGTTGAGGAGAAGGGGGATGTACCTCCAccactctccatctccaccaTTGCCGGCACTGCTGCCGGTGAGTTTAATGGCCCATTATGCAGTATAGACAAGCAGGGTGTGGCTCAGGAGATGCACACCACTGTTCCAAGCCAGCCCATAAAACAAGAGAGCGCTGGGGAGGGTGACTCCACACAAAGAAAGGTGGAGAAAGACAGAGCCTCCCCCGCGGACACTCCTTCCCTCCCTGTCAGTGATGGTGCCGCAGACAAATGGGGGAATAATGCTTCTGCAGTACAAGCCATAcccaacagcagtagcagcagcagtggcagcaatattaccagcagcagcagaggcagtaaACCTGAAGAGACAGGCAAGGGAAGAGGTGTGCCTGAGGGCTGTGctgttatgtctgtgtgtgaaacaGGAAGCAAGACATCGGAAGCAGCCAGTGAGAGTGTGTCACCACCACGCCTTCACAGTCAGGCTCTGGAGTCGGTGACTTCATCCATTGACAACAAGCCACAAATCACCGGCCTGGCTGCGCAACCTGACAGCACAAAGAAATCAATGGATGCTGCGCAGGCCTCTATGGCAAAACTTGACATTTCGGGGAAGTCAAATGGGGTTGACGGATCAGCTGCTGGTCTAACACGTGTTCCGACATGCAGCAGTGCTGTCACTGACCTGCATCCAAATGAGCCACTGGCTGTTAATCACTCAATCCATGCTGGCCAGCGTCTCGGGGGTGATGTGACCACCTCTGTCGTCAAAAATGTGACAGGAGACACAGTAAAAATACAGCAGGGGAAAGGAGCCATTGAGGAAAAGCAGCAAAGGGTTGTGGgagaagagaaagtgagacaaACACAAAAGCCTGCCGCTAAGAGTGTGCAGGGTGTGAGGTCTGAgccagcgcagcagcagcaggagggtgAGAAAACACAACCACGACAGAGTGAGCCAAATGAAATCGAGGGAGAACAGCAACAGCAGAGTAGCAAAACAGCTGAGCAGCTGGCAGCCATACTGCAGAAAGACAACATGAcagaacaacagcaacaacaacagaaggacacATCCCAAGGAAGGGGGGATAGACATGAAACACAGACAGCGACACAGAGGAAGATGCTCGAAGGATTCGAAAGTGACAGAGAAGGAAGCGCTACAGAGAAACAGGCGGGCTCGCTGGCTCCTGACACGAGTGAGAAAAGCAAGCGACACTCCGACACCAGCTCTACGGAGGCAAGTGTAGCGGCTGAACAGTCCAAAGACCAGAACGGGGCTCGAGTTGGGCCCATTCATCCACCAGACCAGCCCCTCTCCTCTGGGTCACCCACGGCGGTCCACTCAGACACACATCCGAGCGTGTTCGACTCTGCACAGGTCCCACAGACAGAAGAGAGCTGTCGCCATGACAAACAGGAAGTAGAATCGCAACCACTGGAGCAGAGTCAGCAGAAACAGCCAGAGCTGAGAAACGGACAAGAAGAAGCTCTGGGACAGAGAGCTGTGAgtacacaggaggaggaggagacgggacaGCCACCTAGGGGTGGTGACAGTGACAGCACGCTGGAGGAACAGTCTCAGGGGGCAAAAGTCAGGACAACAGTTAACAAGGGTCAAAAGGTCACAGCAGCAAAGCCAGGAGAGAACATGGCTGCCTTCGCTGTGTCCCTCAGTGGTGACGGTGACCCTACAGTAGTATCAGGCAGTGGCGTTTCATCGCAGGCCAGCAAGTGTGGAGATGAGAGTGAAAGCAGAAACATACTTTACCCCAATAAGGCCACTGGGGCGTCTGTGGCAGACAACAATACGCCTACATCCGTCATTAACACCAGCGCGTCTGAGCACAGTGACGCACAGCCTCAGCGACCACTCAGTCAAGTAGCCTCCGAATGCACTGTCACACAGccccacacagacagaggcagagcagagcagggtccGTTCAGTGAAGTGGACTCTGAACACAGTTTCAGTGTCACTCAGGCCTCTGAGACAAAACAGGAGGCCTCTGTTCCCATAACCTTTAAcccccaacagcagcagcaggatggGGGGGCTCCCGCCATCCAACAGCGACCCCCCAGCACCACTGACTCCCCCCCAGTGTCTGCATCGTCCCACACTGAGGCTCCTCATCACCCAGTTCTGTCGGGTGACAACGCCAACAAAAGTATGAGACTCCCTAAGGAGGCTGGAACAAATGCAGAACAAGCAGACCCAGCAACAGCCATGGGCTTGGAGGCATGTCCTACTGAACACAGAGTTTTACAGAACAGTGACAAGAGTCAAGGGAGTGACACCACAGAGGACACTGACTCCTCAAAGGCAGCGAGCGCCCAGAAAGGGaacacaacaacaaccaaaacagccacagccacagacatACAACAACCAGTAGCATCTGGCTCTCCTGACGCACAGAGAAGCGAAAGTGTGACAGCTAATCTGGAGcatcagagaggaggggaggctgTAGTCTTGGCCGCTGggggagcacacacagacacaggggagATTCATGAGAACACAGCTGGGCCCACACAGAAGCAGGCGGAGCCACAGCAGAACCACAGCCATGGCCCAGACATCAAaccgcaacagcagcagcagggggctAGTGCCGGGGAGACTGGGGACGGCCCAAATCGCAATCGGCATTGCGGCCCAGATAGCAGCCCGATGGGTATGAAGGGTAGCGATGAAGGGGTGAGACAGCGGGGAGATGGTAGAGAGGATGACACAAAAGTTGTAAAACAAATGGAAAATGTCCGTGCTGCAGACCCTGCAGTGATGGACAGTAAGCAGGAACTGGGACACCAGGAGGGCAGAGTGGGGAAGTCTTCCATTGCCATGCCGACAAGCACCACAGGTGGTTCCGACACCCCACCTCAGGCCAATCAGGCAGCCCCAAAATCTTTCATCGAAATGCTACGTGAGAGTGCAGTGGCCACAGAAACCGAAGTTTCGGGTCCGAATGTACAAGTCGAAGAAATCAAAACGACAAACGACAGTCTCATTTCTGCCCCAGCCGCCgaggaaataaacacaaacaaacaaggctCTGGTAAAGACCCTGCCGTAGAGTCCTCTTCTTCTGCTCTGCTGAAGGCAGGGTCTGGGTTGGGGCAGCAGCCTAGAAAGTCAGGTGGGGGTGCAGGCTCTGAGTCAGTGTGCCAACCTGCGGAGGAACGTGGGAGTTCACACTCTGAGTCATCGCAGGAACAGAGTGGGGGGTCAAACTGGCTGACGGCCCTCAGGGAGGCAGCGGCCGAACAGGCACACTCCGAGTCGGACCACACAGCGGGCCCTGCAGAGAAAAACACGGACATCAGGTACccgtgagctggtgtgtgtgtgtgtgtgtgtgtgtgtgtgtgtgtgtgtgtgtgtgtgtgtgtgtgtgtgtgtgtgtgtgtgtgtgtgtgtgtgtgtgtgtgtgtgagagagagagaaagagagaggaggaggagggagagagagaaaaaaggaaaagaaagaaaaggagagagaggtgtgtgtgcgtgcttgcgtgccagCGTGAATGCttgcttctgtctgtgtgtggctgtttgtgtaATAGGAAGGTCAGTATGTGTAAGAAAagaaattgagtgtgtgtgtgcacaaatgagAGGGCCTGTTAGCAGGTCTATGTTTGTGTCTTGAGGATTAGACATAAGTGGGCTGCATTTGATCCATGAGGCTGTTTAAAGAATGTCTGTTTAtaggaccagacacacacacacacacacacacacacacacacacacacacacacacacacacacacacacacacacacacacacacacacacacacacacacacacacacacacaaacacacacacacacacacacacacacacacacacacacacacacacacacacacacacagaatctatCAATGTTCTTCTACACAATATCTCTTCATGCTTTGTGACCTTGGTGCCACTTGCtatggacatacagtacatgtacatagtTTTTCTCTTGTGTCGCTAAAGTCTCTTTTCCACTCTCgattttctggttggcctacagctcgacacagtgtgacttgtccgccactttttactttgcaattgggcacgacacagctcaatcgtgaagcaaaatgcggtggccgagtcgtgctgtgttgagctgtaggcctaccagaaagccggcagtggaaaagaaacTTTAGTGTTACTGAATTGCTTTCAGCAGTGCAATGCTTTTGAAAGGTCATATTGCCTACTCATGGGGATGAGTCATGAGTGTGCTATTAGCAATGGGCCAACATGGACATCtttagataggtgtgtgtgtgtgtgtgtgtgtgtgtgtgtgtgtgtgtgtgtgtgtgtgtgtgtgtgtgtgtgtgtgtgtgtgtgtgtgtgtgtgtgtgtgtgtgtgtgtgtgtgtgtgtgtgtgtgtgtgtgtgtgtgtgtgtgtgtgtgtgtgtgtgtgcgtgtgtgtgtgtgtgtgtgtgagagcttggTAGCCGGCATGGAAAAATACTCTTTATATATAAAGAGTATTTTTCCATGCCGGCTACCAAGCTTCTCATATTGTAGAGTAAATATCCCCTACCAATCACTACAGTATGTGCTCTACACCCTGATGCCAACATATTATCTTACAAACAGTAATAGAATGTGAAGGTGTTTTTGGACATTTATAAAACTAAATAAAGCATCGGCCCTCAGCCTCTAAAAcacagaattaatttaaatgaaatacacaaataaacacacagagcAGCTTGTCACTTAATGTGTTtacatgtagtagtagtagattaGAGTAGTAGATTAGAGAAACTTTGTTAATCCCAGAGgggaattaaagggacactgtgtgagatttttagttgtttatttccagaattcatgctgcccattcactaatgttacctttttcatgaatacttaccaccaccatcaaattctaagtattcattatgactggaaaaaattcacttttcatacatgaaaagggggatcttctccatggtccgccattttgaatttccaaaaatagccatttttagctgcaaaaatgactctacttggaccatacaagaaaatatttgtttattacttagtaaactttca harbors:
- the tacc2 gene encoding mucin-19 isoform X4, with product MGNENSAPDEPPQEGTTDSVVLFPPQADGHSEPPHQAEVNGEGSPSAKRESRAENGSAGVHTSLPTVAQGDEDTLRRRNRRSPSPRLQGGAGGGGAAAGEEDLDELEFPHDLLPSTDLSTELNLNWGSALGREQVSSGAMKSEAVALSGSANPLLAGLQQYMDARPPVRGIVKSTPEEEGDPVLHSGPRPQSHVPVQGHGEQEQQHSRSPPAPHSRSPSPHSRILPPSSRSPSPHSRTLNHPSRDCSPPHSQSPQLHCSSSSEQINLELQAALQECEEQMASFAQATTGPSTPSSQVSVGESLSEAMAKKEGKRKKRRKKKGASLEVEPSSCESSFHGDNVTVASTGSKKEEEEKEEVAHFSFTSYILGNASGGAGEGEKELENSKVSEETERESQTETNAALKQEETDICLPNVTETKPTSTPSEEMQKHLPAIADSQLATEKDKDSFVQTGSSTATCKSCPPECAPVEANISHNAHKTEGEVNLVVRLPKNESDQASAETALFPQTSAETEAGPILTDSAPRVNPCPHAADGGGRTESLADTDTQQAKGAPTKTETQPPEKPQTQTQPQAWAESEAQKQTSTETEKQTLEQTGAEPEPQKQTQAQTSTQTETETQEQPQTQARSETPKQTLTRAQKKKQRQKQKHKQAQTDAHVQAQTEAQPPAQAQTQAQTHSQTQTQTSSRETESNKSPNRTFTLTSPGATGSDLQEQLIPQRLEEGGGDFSPQSLNYPATPAHLTPSESTPAPPSTLPPGLGQDQGQQGDHSQTDGSTDTHTCPIPSTCTLPQPDLHTHSKPVAHTVPETETQTHLKTNTHTTAEPDVHTTPESSTHTGTEPETTPHCDQSIVEPDHDREAAAAIDPSHRGNVDDDCTAPEGSRPLSPRARRKPTGRLPVKLENELEIESRERIRKQGQAETLINIDEEAKHQEKSATLNQEQKNTLSQDEASLTHTHPQEALSNTQAERVAAIQQSAQLKIEQQQQQEEAKEIVNKEKVLSLDQQTQLSIPSSVGEKKERRRKKRWRGVDEEAPVRSDNTNTGRASLPLTTPTMPEMIESEGVRERERAGRESRVRGSETTDATVKEVLDTDAALGEAPAFSELCAPLIPNGEREQRESQSEPEPDPDHGRSLIFSQSNCSPALKEEDEEQRGEKNTVSSSICSSSNNGNSSDSSKSNPGNTSRSSANCKMPQNSLESEEKGGGQPANSSPGTEALSPAEEGGTKAARTEEDRLLLTTSTTTGTGSSSSSTVPLGDPSKLTSQEDSAERLAGVEESDRRRERGERVREEEEGERERERERERGEQRKGGAARQRVSPSSEVPLTTERETASPLLSTTTTTSTVTDRQAETQQQQHHHHSSSNDRGSNSERINLIPDEQRSSPSPHSSISARSSPPPAGGGAGSSDSFNHSSPPPLAHTNSGESQKKGEGEGEGERGAELNQCLDKATVAAVAVAEKEGETAKAKGEEKGAFSATLAEAAASAQRALLAGASQQQVGQSHFALNPHQAPAGTHSTQPGVSVALPDPQTQQAAAGKETSQPFGIVTSQPTPPQSSETETTQPTTKVTSQQVPKTQPQPGESQFQSQSPSGMWETVSSYTSAGSTLTMKDGRCAAETVGVATTNVDPKACASLPPLTVHESLRHPVTESSFGLKEYYGIPERRTEGPPSETHVTTSEPDRSGNSLKDPKGEQKSKSSVSGKSLKDHKQENSKTAEPGGKDTCEKETQKQLGVQTAGVVVTSDLGQEDGQAAQSASSDEKTPQAPDAAMAASRKTGSQKVAGVENTVDVAGSLPAEDKQSADSSSSSMKVGTDEGQRAKVTKVKEVKGDMKAQHMAQSERVDSQNDSTLSHKKESISKADSQRLINGSERRGGSQTAAVDLRLEKENTEEKRKDGKNAESSTLLVSDDVEKLTLDESSQHAVVSARLTQQKEESQQKVDTECLTREEPREVDGKHCADAKDLKDVQKDYNGKSKVDSGPVAGDELNQPPASVSATVTAAQNAPTETESTTKSHVQSGESHSPVIDPNTDRPTSGDAVPKAPGTPEVTPSTVRSNQSPVTSNSSHSAVVTAKEDDSTEINSTTTDLTQRPDSHPLLLTQQPTQGTDSAVTPQPCADSSSQAATAMGPAAVPTIVLKTPGPMLSHRELVNDCDITSSVEEKGDVPPPLSISTIAGTAAGEFNGPLCSIDKQGVAQEMHTTVPSQPIKQESAGEGDSTQRKVEKDRASPADTPSLPVSDGAADKWGNNASAVQAIPNSSSSSSGSNITSSSRGSKPEETGKGRGVPEGCAVMSVCETGSKTSEAASESVSPPRLHSQALESVTSSIDNKPQITGLAAQPDSTKKSMDAAQASMAKLDISGKSNGVDGSAAGLTRVPTCSSAVTDLHPNEPLAVNHSIHAGQRLGGDVTTSVVKNVTGDTVKIQQGKGAIEEKQQRVVGEEKVRQTQKPAAKSVQGVRSEPAQQQQEGEKTQPRQSEPNEIEGEQQQQSSKTAEQLAAILQKDNMTEQQQQQQKDTSQGRGDRHETQTATQRKMLEGFESDREGSATEKQAGSLAPDTSEKSKRHSDTSSTEASVAAEQSKDQNGARVGPIHPPDQPLSSGSPTAVHSDTHPSVFDSAQVPQTEESCRHDKQEVESQPLEQSQQKQPELRNGQEEALGQRAVSTQEEEETGQPPRGGDSDSTLEEQSQGAKVRTTVNKGQKVTAAKPGENMAAFAVSLSGDGDPTVVSGSGVSSQASKCGDESESRNILYPNKATGASVADNNTPTSVINTSASEHSDAQPQRPLSQVASECTVTQPHTDRGRAEQGPFSEVDSEHSFSVTQASETKQEASVPITFNPQQQQQDGGAPAIQQRPPSTTDSPPVSASSHTEAPHHPVLSGDNANKSMRLPKEAGTNAEQADPATAMGLEACPTEHRVLQNSDKSQGSDTTEDTDSSKAASAQKGNTTTTKTATATDIQQPVASGSPDAQRSESVTANLEHQRGGEAVVLAAGGAHTDTGEIHENTAGPTQKQAEPQQNHSHGPDIKPQQQQQGASAGETGDGPNRNRHCGPDSSPMGMKGSDEGVRQRGDGREDDTKVVKQMENVRAADPAVMDSKQELGHQEGRVGKSSIAMPTSTTGGSDTPPQANQAAPKSFIEMLRESAVATETEVSGPNVQVEEIKTTNDSLISAPAAEEINTNKQGSGKDPAVESSSSALLKAGSGLGQQPRKSGGGAGSESVCQPAEERGSSHSESSQEQSGGSNWLTALREAAAEQAHSESDHTAGPAEKNTDIRPIPALDSPQGDLEFRTPSEEFPPPPPLDEPTEDTHPDSRSFPPPPAERSAPIPPASPRLPPPGDQPHLHVFPPSPPLPAHLLQDAAEFPTPPPTPPDRIAPPPPATAAEPIPSPPASPRPPQARRVPPSPPPRVSSVPQPQPPPPPPPPPTSPPPVPPPSSQDQEWPQPPALDAPGSPVLAVPACLPPDPAPVPPPPPPPPPSTQDRHFPPPPPPCPAPPARSSDSDGAFETPESTTPVKVASPVLPAPEGELHSQHLPSEDTGFYSGPGSVADVTLTDPLPASSGDAGGESKSPTRSSSSAFDEDKPIAASGAYDLDALIAAAAAADPYAASNSARSPLTRSLSLQAGELDQGSGPVDKSTSGSDRLLNNRAEAFSVGSGTESAPGTLRRGKKPIRTGSLKKKPLSRQNSNPESTPPKSASTSSTPEVKKKSKPRAESPLLAGEETAGGSATASPAGTLRRNRVKPVRVDSPPPLVEETTPPSPSPAPTPVATSSIAPPSNLYSEDTPLPAPKSAPVVDEDSPIPPAGSYNWDPDNFDNIDPFRTGGSKIANSPELARKSFGSSAAGEDPDDKPLPTTSTTAAAATAAPTTAASKAAVSAEDATISTPAGGAAANPEEQPLNKRQPVRLEFDYSEEGGDAPSSNATETPPAQPPAKKLGKKPGAKMPLRKPKIGLRKPATTAPSMEQLDNAPIAPPSEPVDIDDIPIGKGSYSFDPSKWDDPNFNPFTSKSGCGVSGGGVPNSPPISTGKGYTFDPDSFNDSVDPFKSTNKMSNSPPKTATTSSSAFEVSANDTENGNDNVGELEDQNQNKLAKKKKPVKSNTFRIKKSPKRTPMKVASAQQDDDDLDDDSHADENPAAPSQGHATDEEKLASSTNQKERLVAGSTNTKWASRQEMEAELHADAEEDFPQPSDLTAFVNENNRAAQNDVADYGIEYMEKIGTGTPPLSSKKPPMYLKLDSVADSTSKSSEMQASDPSSPCTGSFEEMEAQITAGSRSPVLPPARTAPEGSASEKSSRKREADSHPHAHTHAAERDGAREASSPAENLVCKTSLYTRPGYSEAESPYLPRELDHSLGIAREEIVAKEKEVLEWKRKYEESRQEVVEMRRIVAEYEKTIAQMIEDDQRDKSLSHHTIQQLILEKDQALSDLNSVEKSLADLFRRYEKMKDVLEGFRKNEEVLKKCAQEYLARVRKEEQRYQALKIHAEEKLDKANTDIAQVRAKAKQEQAAYQASLRKEQMKVDSLERTLEQKNKEIEELTKICDELISKMGRT